Proteins encoded within one genomic window of Felis catus isolate Fca126 chromosome C1, F.catus_Fca126_mat1.0, whole genome shotgun sequence:
- the PPCS gene encoding phosphopantothenate--cysteine ligase isoform X1, which produces MAEVDLVAEFPKPAGAARYAEVMARFAARLGAQGRRVVLITSGGTKVPLEARPVRFLDNFSSGRRGATSAEAFLAAGYGVLFLYRARSAFPFAHRFPPQTWLSALRPSGSTPSGLLSLEAEENALPGFAAALQSYQEAAAAGTFLAVEFSTLADYLHLLQAAAQALNPLGSSAMFYLAAAVSDFYVPVSEMPEHKIQSSGGPLQITMKMVPKMLSPLVKDWAPKAFIISFKLETDPSIILDRARNALEVYRHQVVIANSIESRRSFVVILTKDSETKILLSEEEVEKGVDIEDKIVDDLQSRHTAFIHDKN; this is translated from the exons ATGGCGGAAGTGGACCTGGTCGCCGAGTTCCCCAAGCCTGCGGGAGCTGCGCGCTACGCCGAGGTTATGGCTCGCTTCGCCGCCAGGCTGGGCGCGCAGGGCCGGCGGGTGGTGTTGATCACGTCCGGCGGCACCAAGGTCCCCCTGGAAGCCCGACCAGTGCGCTTCCTGGACAACTTCAGCAGCGGGCGGCGCGGTGCCACCTCGGCCGAGGCCTTCCTGGCCGCGGGCTACGGGGTCCTGTTCCTGTACCGCGCTCGCTCCGCCTTCCCTTTTGCCCACCGCTTCCCGCCCCAGACCTGGTTGTCGGCGTTGCGGCCCAGCGGCTCAACCCCTTCGGGCTTGCTGAGCCTGGAGGCCGAGGAGAATGCACTTCCGGGCTTCGCGGCCGCTCTGCAGAGCTACCAGGAGGCTGCGGCTGCCGGCACCTTCCTTGCCGTGGAGTTCTCCACTTTGGCGGACTATTTGCATCTGCTGCAGGCTGCGGCCCAGGCGCTCAATCCGCTGG GCTCTTCTGCGATGTTTTACCTGGCTGCGGCCGTGTCAGATTTCTATGTTCCTGTCTCAGAAATGCCTGAACACAAGATCCAGTCATCTGGGGGCCCACTGCAG ATAACAATGAAGATGGTGCCAAAAATGCTTTCTCCTTTGGTTAAAGACTGGGCTCCCAAAGcatttataatttcctttaagTTGGAGACTGACCCTTCCATCATACTTGATCGTGCACGGAATGCTTTGGAAGTTTATCGACATCAAGTGGTGATAGCTAATAGCATTGAGTCACGACGGTCCTTTGTGGTTATTCTAACCAAAGACTCAGAAACCAAGATATTGCTATCAGAGGAAGAAGTAGAGAAAGGTGTAGATATAGAAGACAAGATAGTGGATGATCTTCAGTCTCGACACACGGCTTTTATACATGACAAAAACTGA
- the PPCS gene encoding phosphopantothenate--cysteine ligase isoform X2 yields MHFRASRPLCRATRRLRLPAPSLPWSSPLWRTICICCRLRPRRSIRWITMKMVPKMLSPLVKDWAPKAFIISFKLETDPSIILDRARNALEVYRHQVVIANSIESRRSFVVILTKDSETKILLSEEEVEKGVDIEDKIVDDLQSRHTAFIHDKN; encoded by the exons ATGCACTTCCGGGCTTCGCGGCCGCTCTGCAGAGCTACCAGGAGGCTGCGGCTGCCGGCACCTTCCTTGCCGTGGAGTTCTCCACTTTGGCGGACTATTTGCATCTGCTGCAGGCTGCGGCCCAGGCGCTCAATCCGCTGG ATAACAATGAAGATGGTGCCAAAAATGCTTTCTCCTTTGGTTAAAGACTGGGCTCCCAAAGcatttataatttcctttaagTTGGAGACTGACCCTTCCATCATACTTGATCGTGCACGGAATGCTTTGGAAGTTTATCGACATCAAGTGGTGATAGCTAATAGCATTGAGTCACGACGGTCCTTTGTGGTTATTCTAACCAAAGACTCAGAAACCAAGATATTGCTATCAGAGGAAGAAGTAGAGAAAGGTGTAGATATAGAAGACAAGATAGTGGATGATCTTCAGTCTCGACACACGGCTTTTATACATGACAAAAACTGA
- the PPCS gene encoding phosphopantothenate--cysteine ligase isoform X3: MFYLAAAVSDFYVPVSEMPEHKIQSSGGPLQITMKMVPKMLSPLVKDWAPKAFIISFKLETDPSIILDRARNALEVYRHQVVIANSIESRRSFVVILTKDSETKILLSEEEVEKGVDIEDKIVDDLQSRHTAFIHDKN, encoded by the exons ATGTTTTACCTGGCTGCGGCCGTGTCAGATTTCTATGTTCCTGTCTCAGAAATGCCTGAACACAAGATCCAGTCATCTGGGGGCCCACTGCAG ATAACAATGAAGATGGTGCCAAAAATGCTTTCTCCTTTGGTTAAAGACTGGGCTCCCAAAGcatttataatttcctttaagTTGGAGACTGACCCTTCCATCATACTTGATCGTGCACGGAATGCTTTGGAAGTTTATCGACATCAAGTGGTGATAGCTAATAGCATTGAGTCACGACGGTCCTTTGTGGTTATTCTAACCAAAGACTCAGAAACCAAGATATTGCTATCAGAGGAAGAAGTAGAGAAAGGTGTAGATATAGAAGACAAGATAGTGGATGATCTTCAGTCTCGACACACGGCTTTTATACATGACAAAAACTGA
- the PPCS gene encoding phosphopantothenate--cysteine ligase isoform X4 yields MRQKFLFEKNILASIGKITMKMVPKMLSPLVKDWAPKAFIISFKLETDPSIILDRARNALEVYRHQVVIANSIESRRSFVVILTKDSETKILLSEEEVEKGVDIEDKIVDDLQSRHTAFIHDKN; encoded by the exons ATGAGACAAAAATTCTTGTTTGAAAAGAACATTCTGGCATCAATAGGAAAG ATAACAATGAAGATGGTGCCAAAAATGCTTTCTCCTTTGGTTAAAGACTGGGCTCCCAAAGcatttataatttcctttaagTTGGAGACTGACCCTTCCATCATACTTGATCGTGCACGGAATGCTTTGGAAGTTTATCGACATCAAGTGGTGATAGCTAATAGCATTGAGTCACGACGGTCCTTTGTGGTTATTCTAACCAAAGACTCAGAAACCAAGATATTGCTATCAGAGGAAGAAGTAGAGAAAGGTGTAGATATAGAAGACAAGATAGTGGATGATCTTCAGTCTCGACACACGGCTTTTATACATGACAAAAACTGA
- the PPCS gene encoding phosphopantothenate--cysteine ligase isoform X5 — protein MKMVPKMLSPLVKDWAPKAFIISFKLETDPSIILDRARNALEVYRHQVVIANSIESRRSFVVILTKDSETKILLSEEEVEKGVDIEDKIVDDLQSRHTAFIHDKN, from the coding sequence ATGAAGATGGTGCCAAAAATGCTTTCTCCTTTGGTTAAAGACTGGGCTCCCAAAGcatttataatttcctttaagTTGGAGACTGACCCTTCCATCATACTTGATCGTGCACGGAATGCTTTGGAAGTTTATCGACATCAAGTGGTGATAGCTAATAGCATTGAGTCACGACGGTCCTTTGTGGTTATTCTAACCAAAGACTCAGAAACCAAGATATTGCTATCAGAGGAAGAAGTAGAGAAAGGTGTAGATATAGAAGACAAGATAGTGGATGATCTTCAGTCTCGACACACGGCTTTTATACATGACAAAAACTGA